The nucleotide window ACCACCAATTTGCCAGTTGCGAGTCGGACGGAACATCAGCCCAAGGTCCAACTCACCCATGAAGGCCAAGTTGGTTTTGTGACCGGAAATGTTAAACACCTGACCGTTGTTCGGTCCGTTGTTCACCACGGCATCGCCTGCGGCCCCACCGATTCGCGAGTGATGGTAGACATCGTTGGCAAAGAGACCGCCCAAGATTCTCGTCGTCAAGGACCAGCGTTGCGAGAAGCGATACTCTTGTCGTCCACCTAGCTGAAAACCATACAAGCGATTGTCGACTTTGATGTTGTAGTGGATTTCGTCCGGCGAGCCAGTGAAAACGGTATCGACCGTGTCGGCCCCGAAATCGATTGTTTCGCCAAACCGGAAGACGCGGAAACCGGCGATGGTTTGAAATTGCCAGTTACCACAACCAGGCGGCACCAGGTAAGAGTTCCAGTTCATTTCGTAGTTCTGAAACTCGAAGCTGCGCTGAATCCGGTGGACCATTGCATCGTTGACGAACGCACTTGCTGCTCCGCCGTTGTAGTCGAGCTGATCCCAGTTGTAGATGCCGTTCAGATCTCCGACGACGTCCGAGCCCAGCAGCGAGTAGCTTTGCGAGTTCGGCATCAACCCCCAGAAGACAAACTCGAGCGAGGATTGTCCGCAGCAGAAGTATCGCCCTAGCCGAGCCTCGACACCTCCGGCGACCGAGAACGCGGCGTCTCGATTGGTAACCAGCTGAACGGCTTCGTTCCCGGTGGCATAGCTGAAGGGAAGGAAGTTCTCTTTGTCGCGGGTCATCACCAGGCCGCCAGCCGAAGCGAACCAACCAGTGCGCGAAGTACACGGGGCGCATAGCTCAGGGCCACAGTTGCCCGTCGTGCAGTCACCTCCGGAAAAGAAAGAATTATCTGCCTGCGTCAAAGGAAACGGGTTCAGCGGATCGTATTGCGGCGCGGCGGTAGGTGTGCCTGGGGGAAGTGTTTCCGAGGCCGACTCAGGCTTGTACGATGCCCACGAAGCGTTCGCTGCCGGAGCGAAATACTCTGGGCTGCGACTCGAATTAGGGGCCGGCTGTTGATAATGAGTCGGTGAAAACGTTTGGGCCTGGGCAAGGCCATTCACGGTACTAAGGGCCAGCGCAATGAGCGTGGTCCAACAAAATGAGATTTTCATACGGCATGCGCTTCCCTGCAAAGGTAGGTGACTTGGAATTCCTGGTCGACGTGGGTGACGTCACGAGGATTGCTCCTGGTCCTATTGGCAGTTCATCGGAAGGACTGCTGGCAACTCTAGCATGAATCGGCATGACTACGACAGATTTCCCCACCCTTGTTGCAGATGATCTATTCATCCGTTAAGAGTGGATCAGCCCCCATGGTTTTCGCTTACCGTACGACTACTCCGTTTGTTTTTTTTGTAAACGAACAGACGTGACAATTGCTAAGGTTTGCCTGGGTAGAAGTTCTTATCTAATGGGCTTCTCTGCCGCAGCACGCGCGAGGCGAACAATCGCCCCTTCAGACGCCACGCCCAGAGCAACCCCGACGGTGTAGCAAACGAAGTCGCTCCCTAAGAAACCAAACCCCAGGACCAGACCGCCCAGCGTGGTCGCGCGAATCGCGTCGATCCACGGTGCGTGGTAAAGCTGGCTGACCTCCACGAGAAATGCCAGTGACAACGCGATTGCCCCGCGCGATAGAATCCGCCAGCCAGGCAGCAGCGTACTGACCACCAGGTACATCATCAACGCCCACAAGGTGTCTCCGCTGTACGCGCCGATAAACGCCGGCAGTTCCCCCCGAAAACGACGCGAAGCCAACCCAAGCATGACCACGAGAACTGCAAGGCCGAAATAGGCGAGTCGTTTCATGTTAGAGAAGAAATCTTACGGGGCGTTGGCTTGTTTGGCTCGTTTTTGCCAGAAGTCGCGGGCGCTGCGTTGTAGGTCAATGATTTCGTTACGTTGGTCACCGTCGGGCAGGTCGATGTTCATCGCTCGGCGGAAGACCCAATCGCGAAAGAACTCGCTGGCCGACTTGCTGATGCGGGGCTGGCCGTTCGCTTCGACGTAAAACGGCGCGGTCGTGGCGTATTGGTAATAGCCTGACTCTTGCGTCACAACACGCACGAGGAACCAGCCAGAGTCGGTGAATTCGACCGGCGGCAAAATGCCTTGGCGGTCTTTGTATTCCTCTAACGAGATCTCGACATCTTTTTCGCCGTTCTTAATCACTTCCAGGTAGATAATCGTTTGCCGCGTGGCGAGGCTAAGCGCGATTTGGAATTCGTTCTTTTCCCCAATGCGGATCGGAAAGACATGCCCCGGTAACTTGCCATCGACACTAGCTCGCAGCAAGGGACCGTTGGTAACGAATGTTTGCCCCGCATCAATCGCCTGCCACCAGGCGTCGGGCGTGAAGACACCATCGACGTGGGCGTAAACTCGATCGAGCCGCGAGGTCTGTTCTTCCGACACGGTGCCGTTCGCCGCCACCGGAGGAAGACGGATGCCGGTTTCCAAAAGCTTGAAATACATTTCGAGCGCAAGACGCGAGTTGCCGGTGACATCTCCCTTGCGAATCTTTTGCGCTTGCTCGGCCAAGGGATGCTTGGGGCCAAATTGATACGCTTCGATCTCGGGGCTGAGGATACAAACCGAATCTAACAGGTCTTCAGAGATCCACAGCGGAAGGTCTGGTTCCAGCGGACTGCGGGCGGTGACATGAGCGTTTTTTAAATCGGGCTGAAAGAACGTGGCGGCTGGGTATTCGTCGGAAAGTCGTTGCACTGGCAGAGGTTGTGCCAAACGAGCGAACCACAGCTTGCCCCCTGCCCGGTTGTCTTCGCCCCCTAGTTGCCACAGATAGCGGTCGCCGCCAAACGTGATCACCGGCGAGCCAATCGGCTTGCCGGCCCAGCGATTGAGTTGATTGTCCCAGGTAATATGGTTTCCGAAGACCAAATCGTCTGCCATCATAATGGTTTCCAAGTCGGCCGTTTCGCCAGCCATCGCCAGATTGCCTGGGTACCAGCCTTCTTGGGTCATGTCGATAAATTGCTTTAACTCGATGGTGCGGCTGTCGGAATCGCCTGAGTTGAGGATGAAATTGCCTTCCAGGAAGGGATATTCAGGACCAGCATCCAGGCGGAACTGATATTGCCCGGGACGGAGTTCCATCTTCAGACTGCCGGTAAAATAAGCCGATCCATTGATCATCAAGGCGCCTTTGATCC belongs to Bremerella cremea and includes:
- a CDS encoding BBP7 family outer membrane beta-barrel protein → MKISFCWTTLIALALSTVNGLAQAQTFSPTHYQQPAPNSSRSPEYFAPAANASWASYKPESASETLPPGTPTAAPQYDPLNPFPLTQADNSFFSGGDCTTGNCGPELCAPCTSRTGWFASAGGLVMTRDKENFLPFSYATGNEAVQLVTNRDAAFSVAGGVEARLGRYFCCGQSSLEFVFWGLMPNSQSYSLLGSDVVGDLNGIYNWDQLDYNGGAASAFVNDAMVHRIQRSFEFQNYEMNWNSYLVPPGCGNWQFQTIAGFRVFRFGETIDFGADTVDTVFTGSPDEIHYNIKVDNRLYGFQLGGRQEYRFSQRWSLTTRILGGLFANDVYHHSRIGGAAGDAVVNNGPNNGQVFNISGHKTNLAFMGELDLGLMFRPTRNWQIGGGYRAIGVSGLALPSNQLYHDLRGIQDVQDVKVNGDLILHGGYFQLTYNY
- a CDS encoding DUF2809 domain-containing protein; translation: MKRLAYFGLAVLVVMLGLASRRFRGELPAFIGAYSGDTLWALMMYLVVSTLLPGWRILSRGAIALSLAFLVEVSQLYHAPWIDAIRATTLGGLVLGFGFLGSDFVCYTVGVALGVASEGAIVRLARAAAEKPIR